In Halorubellus sp. JP-L1, one DNA window encodes the following:
- a CDS encoding integrin alpha: MPGNTDPSSREGRRKEWLAVALAFVTVSSMLVAGAVPLPTAASASPLERPNADGASSEATVGDGPSASTTGASAVPAGVSGLIELADANTTFRGANASDQFGSAVAEVGDLNGDGVADVAVGAPRNDTGGPNAGVVYVFYGPVEPGETNASDADVTLYGDAGNSRAGAALDAADVDDDDQTELLVGAPLDDQAGENAGAVYVVDVDEDTPANASLADATKKFLGANAGDRAGTSVAGIGNASDDVTDRVLVGAPGNDTAGEDAGAAYLLADATASTERNRSLATANATFTGVGDGDRAGESVSTAGDFDGDGDHDLLVGAPRNNSTGTDAGAAYVLTDDDFDAEQSLDSAQVTYTGAQSFDLAGFAVADAGDVNNDTYGDVVIGAPFNDTNGDQSGIAYVVQGSATASGTVNLSEAGVELRGNGAGDRAGWDVASAGSGDVTCDPHADVLVGAPGNNSTAPRAGAAYVVAGDGDFGDDRNLSTAQATLVGAGEDDRAGYVVSGLGDATGEGSKDVVVGAPFNDSAAGDDAGAAYLVNGTCVPDEEEPEPEPEPEPEPTGDVVDVTCDEVVVEAANVDAESVTVEVSFEDGSSTSESAAVAGGEFDGAIAYDNPDEKNVTGVTLFAGETGDEELDDTGRIDVTCSEPEPEPEPEPAGSIRDVTCDDVSVEASNVDADAVTAKVFFEDGSSTTATESIGSDGEFDGRISYDNPDDRNVTRAKLFVGSGTSGELLDDTGPIDVTCSEPDQEPEPEPEPAGSIRDVTCDAVEVEVSNLENDAISLTIEFEDGSTTQVSKAVGSDGEFSGDVDYSNGGDRNVTNVKLYDGAGNDATLLTETGPIDVTCNEPDPIPAGSIRDVTCDDVSVLVSNADESDVTIKVEFADGSSTTATESIGSDGEFDGRISYDNPDDKNVTRVVLYDGSSTSDSMLTETGPIDVTCTQPEPEPEPAGSIRDVTCDAVTVEVSNLENDAISLKVEFEDGSTTQVSKQIGSDGEFSGDVDYSNPEDKNVSRVVLYDGANANDRTRLTVMDDVDVTCSEPEPEPEPDPSGSILDVTCDDVTVEVANLDADRVTAVVQYEDDSTETVGVETDDDGNFSGDIVFENPNGENVTNVKVYAGTDTSGELLDDTGDIDVTCNEPEPPAEEEFEVVFFGCGNVELSGDDDDFPVTVQLVTYNPGQGELTVGQEQTLDEGERPGSPGGMLVGILTESHGDYVNPNFDSDGENCSGAAGNNPAEGDPGDPTEVFDDDSDDSDDSDDSDDSDDSDDSDDSDDSDDSDDSDDGDEDDDEESVVVAESFVPSVLTGAPMLSAVH; this comes from the coding sequence ATGCCAGGTAATACGGATCCATCCTCGCGAGAGGGCCGCCGCAAAGAGTGGCTGGCGGTCGCTCTCGCGTTCGTCACGGTGAGTAGCATGCTAGTGGCGGGTGCCGTACCGCTGCCAACAGCGGCGTCGGCCTCGCCACTCGAACGACCGAACGCCGACGGGGCGTCATCGGAGGCGACCGTCGGCGACGGCCCAAGTGCGTCCACGACCGGAGCGTCGGCAGTTCCCGCGGGCGTCTCAGGACTGATCGAGCTCGCGGACGCGAACACGACGTTCAGGGGAGCGAACGCGAGCGACCAGTTCGGGTCGGCCGTCGCCGAGGTCGGTGACCTGAACGGCGACGGCGTCGCGGACGTCGCGGTCGGCGCTCCACGGAACGACACTGGCGGCCCGAACGCCGGCGTCGTCTACGTGTTCTACGGGCCCGTGGAGCCGGGCGAGACGAACGCGAGCGACGCGGACGTGACGCTCTACGGCGACGCGGGCAACAGTCGCGCCGGCGCGGCGCTCGACGCCGCGGACGTCGACGACGACGACCAGACCGAGCTGCTCGTCGGCGCACCGCTCGACGACCAGGCCGGCGAGAACGCCGGCGCGGTGTACGTCGTCGACGTCGACGAGGACACGCCCGCGAACGCGTCGCTCGCGGACGCCACCAAGAAGTTCCTCGGCGCGAACGCGGGCGACCGCGCGGGGACGTCCGTCGCCGGCATCGGGAACGCGAGCGACGACGTCACCGACCGCGTGCTCGTCGGCGCGCCCGGGAACGACACGGCCGGCGAGGACGCGGGCGCGGCGTACCTCCTCGCGGACGCGACGGCGTCGACGGAACGGAACCGGTCGCTCGCGACCGCGAACGCGACGTTCACGGGCGTCGGCGACGGTGACCGCGCAGGGGAGTCCGTGTCGACCGCCGGCGACTTCGATGGCGACGGCGACCACGACCTCCTCGTCGGCGCGCCCCGGAACAACTCGACGGGCACGGACGCCGGCGCGGCGTACGTCCTGACCGACGACGACTTCGACGCCGAGCAGTCCCTCGACTCGGCACAGGTCACGTACACCGGCGCGCAATCGTTCGACCTCGCCGGGTTCGCGGTGGCCGACGCCGGCGACGTGAACAACGACACGTACGGCGACGTCGTGATCGGTGCGCCGTTCAACGACACGAACGGCGACCAGTCCGGCATCGCGTACGTCGTCCAGGGGTCGGCGACCGCGAGCGGGACGGTGAACCTGAGCGAAGCGGGCGTGGAACTCCGCGGGAACGGCGCCGGCGACCGCGCCGGCTGGGACGTCGCCAGCGCTGGATCCGGCGACGTCACGTGCGACCCGCACGCGGACGTGCTCGTCGGCGCGCCCGGGAACAACTCGACCGCGCCGCGAGCCGGTGCCGCGTACGTCGTCGCCGGCGACGGCGACTTCGGCGACGACCGGAACCTCTCGACCGCGCAGGCGACGCTCGTCGGCGCCGGCGAGGACGACCGCGCGGGCTACGTGGTCTCCGGCCTCGGTGACGCGACCGGCGAGGGGTCGAAGGACGTCGTCGTCGGCGCGCCGTTCAACGACAGCGCCGCCGGGGACGACGCCGGCGCGGCGTACCTCGTCAACGGGACGTGCGTCCCGGACGAGGAGGAGCCCGAGCCGGAGCCCGAACCCGAGCCGGAACCGACCGGCGACGTCGTGGACGTGACGTGCGACGAGGTCGTGGTCGAGGCGGCGAACGTCGACGCGGAGTCCGTCACGGTCGAGGTGTCCTTCGAGGACGGCTCGTCGACGAGCGAGTCCGCCGCGGTTGCGGGCGGCGAGTTCGACGGAGCCATCGCCTACGACAACCCCGACGAGAAGAACGTCACTGGCGTGACGCTCTTCGCCGGCGAGACCGGTGACGAGGAGCTCGACGACACCGGCCGCATCGACGTCACGTGCAGCGAACCGGAGCCCGAACCCGAACCGGAGCCCGCTGGCAGCATCCGCGACGTGACGTGTGACGACGTGAGCGTCGAGGCGAGCAACGTCGACGCGGACGCCGTCACGGCGAAGGTGTTCTTCGAGGACGGTTCGTCGACGACCGCGACGGAGTCCATCGGTTCCGACGGCGAGTTCGACGGTCGGATCTCCTACGACAACCCCGACGATAGGAACGTCACCCGCGCGAAGCTGTTCGTCGGGTCCGGGACGAGCGGCGAACTGCTGGACGACACCGGCCCGATCGACGTCACGTGCAGCGAGCCCGACCAGGAGCCCGAACCAGAACCGGAGCCCGCGGGTAGCATCCGCGACGTGACCTGCGACGCAGTCGAGGTAGAGGTGAGCAACCTCGAGAACGACGCGATCTCGCTGACGATCGAGTTCGAGGACGGGTCGACGACGCAGGTGAGCAAGGCCGTCGGCTCGGACGGCGAATTCAGCGGCGACGTCGACTACTCGAACGGCGGTGATCGGAACGTCACGAACGTCAAGCTCTACGACGGAGCCGGGAACGACGCGACGCTCCTCACGGAGACTGGGCCGATCGACGTCACCTGCAACGAGCCGGACCCGATCCCCGCAGGAAGCATCCGCGACGTGACGTGCGACGACGTGAGCGTCCTCGTCAGCAACGCCGACGAGTCCGATGTTACGATAAAGGTCGAGTTCGCGGACGGATCGTCGACGACCGCGACGGAGTCCATCGGTTCCGACGGCGAGTTCGACGGCCGGATCTCCTACGACAACCCCGACGACAAGAACGTCACGCGAGTCGTCCTCTACGACGGGTCGAGCACGAGCGACAGCATGCTCACCGAGACCGGCCCGATCGACGTCACGTGCACGCAGCCGGAGCCCGAGCCGGAGCCGGCGGGCAGCATCCGCGACGTGACGTGCGACGCCGTGACCGTGGAGGTGAGCAACCTCGAGAACGACGCGATCTCGCTGAAGGTCGAGTTCGAGGACGGCTCGACGACTCAGGTGAGCAAGCAGATCGGCTCTGACGGCGAGTTCAGCGGCGACGTCGACTACTCGAACCCCGAGGACAAGAACGTCTCGCGGGTCGTGCTCTACGACGGCGCGAACGCGAACGACCGCACGCGTCTGACCGTGATGGACGACGTCGACGTGACGTGCAGCGAGCCGGAGCCTGAACCTGAGCCCGATCCGTCCGGGTCGATTCTGGACGTGACGTGCGATGACGTAACGGTGGAGGTCGCGAACCTCGATGCCGACCGCGTGACTGCCGTCGTCCAGTACGAGGACGACTCGACGGAGACCGTCGGCGTCGAGACCGACGACGACGGGAACTTCTCGGGCGACATCGTGTTCGAGAACCCCAACGGCGAGAACGTCACGAACGTCAAAGTCTACGCGGGCACCGACACCTCCGGCGAGCTGCTCGACGACACCGGCGACATCGACGTGACGTGCAACGAACCGGAGCCGCCGGCCGAAGAGGAGTTCGAGGTGGTGTTCTTCGGCTGTGGGAACGTCGAGCTCTCCGGCGACGACGACGACTTCCCGGTCACGGTGCAGCTAGTGACGTACAACCCCGGTCAGGGCGAACTGACCGTCGGCCAGGAGCAGACGCTGGACGAAGGCGAACGACCGGGGAGTCCCGGGGGGATGCTCGTCGGCATCCTCACCGAGTCCCATGGCGACTACGTCAACCCCAACTTCGACTCGGACGGCGAGAACTGTAGCGGCGCGGCCGGGAACAACCCCGCCGAGGGCGACCCGGGCGACCCGACCGAAGTGTTCGACGACGACAGCGACGACAGTGACGACAGCGACGACAGCGACGACAGCGACGACAGCGACGATAGCGACGATAGCGACGATAGCGACGACAGCGACGACAGCGACGACGGTGACGAAGACGATGACGAGGAGAGCGTTGTCGTTGCCGAATCATTCGTTCCGAGCGTCCTGACCGGCGCACCCATGCTGTCGGCGGTGCACTGA
- the priS gene encoding DNA primase small subunit PriS, translating to MEERTRAYLRGRFGDHYGRASVSPPPAPNEREWGHIPWTSGSGTTMVRHRSWLDVGDLEGFLERERPRHVYFSAGTYDDPGASSMSRKGWRGADLVFDLDADHLPGVDPDETTYGEMLAACKGELLDLLSILETDFGFEDLTVVFSGGRGYHVHVRDDGLRTLDRGDRREIVEYVLAEDLDLDALLERELVAGMGLENPTEKRTLSTTGGWGKRVHDNLLALVDDVRALDEDDAMERLQSYDGIGEGSASKLVDVFERNDDQIRHGNVEVHGRFLTLARQVAAETFREESAPIDEPVTTDINRLIRLPGSLHGGTGLSVERIERDEVADFDPLVDAVPETFTGETINVDVHDPGTVELLGDTFRLEAGAQSVPEYVGIFAMARGRAEKARE from the coding sequence ATGGAAGAGCGCACGCGAGCGTACCTCCGGGGTCGCTTCGGCGACCACTACGGCCGCGCGTCGGTGTCGCCGCCGCCGGCCCCGAACGAGCGCGAGTGGGGGCACATCCCGTGGACGTCGGGGTCGGGGACGACGATGGTCCGCCATCGGTCGTGGCTCGACGTCGGCGACCTCGAGGGGTTCCTCGAACGCGAGCGCCCCCGGCACGTCTACTTCTCCGCCGGGACGTACGACGACCCCGGCGCGAGCTCGATGAGCCGGAAGGGCTGGCGGGGAGCGGACCTCGTGTTCGACCTCGACGCCGACCACCTCCCCGGCGTCGACCCCGACGAGACCACGTACGGCGAGATGCTCGCCGCGTGCAAGGGCGAACTGCTCGATCTCCTCTCGATACTGGAGACCGACTTCGGGTTCGAGGACCTCACCGTCGTGTTCTCGGGCGGCCGCGGCTACCACGTGCACGTCCGCGACGACGGCCTGCGCACGCTCGACCGCGGCGACCGTCGCGAGATCGTCGAGTACGTCCTCGCCGAAGACCTCGACCTGGACGCGCTCCTGGAGCGCGAACTCGTTGCGGGCATGGGCCTGGAGAACCCGACGGAGAAGCGCACGCTGTCGACGACCGGCGGGTGGGGGAAGCGCGTGCACGACAACCTCCTCGCGCTCGTCGACGACGTCCGCGCGCTCGACGAAGACGACGCGATGGAGCGACTCCAGTCCTACGACGGCATCGGCGAGGGCTCGGCGTCGAAGCTCGTGGACGTCTTCGAGCGGAACGACGACCAGATCCGTCACGGGAACGTCGAGGTCCACGGGCGATTCCTCACGCTCGCCCGCCAGGTCGCCGCGGAGACGTTCCGCGAGGAGTCCGCGCCGATCGACGAACCAGTGACGACGGACATCAATCGCTTGATCCGGCTCCCCGGGAGCCTCCACGGCGGCACCGGCCTGTCGGTCGAGCGCATCGAGCGCGACGAGGTCGCGGACTTCGACCCGCTCGTCGACGCCGTCCCGGAGACGTTCACGGGCGAGACGATCAACGTCGACGTGCACGACCCAGGTACCGTCGAGTTACTCGGCGATACATTTAGGTTGGAGGCGGGCGCACAGTCCGTACCGGAATACGTGGGCATCTTCGCGATGGCTCGCGGACGCGCCGAGAAAGCTCGAGAATGA
- the bcp gene encoding thioredoxin-dependent thiol peroxidase: MLEPGVDAPDFELQNQDGDPIALSSYEGQRVVVYFYPRANTEGCTTEACSFRDRWDEYGERDVAVLGISDDPVDDLADFAGEYDLPFELLSDPEGEVSVLYDSYGEKEMFGKTFDGVFRNTYVVGPDGRVELAYEGVDPEAHADEILADLDELE; this comes from the coding sequence ATGCTCGAACCAGGCGTGGACGCACCAGACTTCGAACTCCAGAACCAGGACGGCGACCCCATCGCGCTCTCTTCCTACGAGGGCCAGCGCGTCGTCGTGTACTTCTACCCACGCGCGAACACCGAAGGCTGCACGACTGAGGCCTGTAGCTTCCGGGATCGGTGGGACGAGTACGGCGAGCGCGACGTCGCCGTCCTCGGGATCAGCGACGACCCCGTCGACGACCTCGCGGACTTCGCCGGCGAGTACGACCTCCCGTTCGAACTCCTCTCGGACCCCGAGGGCGAAGTGAGCGTGCTCTACGACTCCTACGGCGAGAAGGAGATGTTCGGGAAGACGTTCGACGGCGTCTTCCGGAACACGTACGTCGTCGGCCCGGACGGCCGCGTCGAACTCGCGTACGAGGGCGTCGACCCCGAGGCGCACGCGGACGAGATCCTCGCTGACCTCGACGAGCTCGAATAG